The following coding sequences lie in one Heyndrickxia oleronia genomic window:
- the map gene encoding type I methionyl aminopeptidase has translation MITYKSQREIDMMKKAGELLAKAHKEIAKRIKPGVTTWEIEEFVDQFLKKHGATPEQKGYKGYEFATCASINDEICHGFPRKEPLQEGDIVTIDMVVNLNGALADSAWSYPVGKVNKKTKELLDVTKEALYKGIEQVKIGNRIGDIGHAIQTYVEAQGFSVVRNFIGHGIGPTIHEKPEVPHFGLPGKGVRIKEGMVFTIEPMVNIGTFETKMDNNGWTARTRDGSLSAQYEHTVAVTKDGIIIITDQE, from the coding sequence ATGATTACGTATAAATCCCAACGTGAAATAGATATGATGAAAAAGGCAGGGGAATTACTGGCAAAAGCACATAAAGAAATTGCAAAAAGGATTAAACCCGGAGTAACAACTTGGGAAATTGAAGAGTTTGTTGATCAGTTTCTTAAAAAACATGGGGCAACTCCAGAACAAAAAGGATATAAAGGATATGAATTTGCTACATGTGCTAGTATAAACGATGAAATTTGTCATGGATTTCCAAGAAAGGAACCACTTCAAGAAGGAGATATCGTTACCATCGATATGGTGGTTAATTTAAATGGTGCACTAGCAGACTCAGCTTGGAGTTATCCTGTTGGAAAAGTTAATAAAAAAACAAAAGAATTATTGGATGTAACAAAAGAGGCACTTTATAAAGGGATTGAACAAGTGAAAATTGGAAACCGGATAGGTGATATTGGCCACGCAATCCAAACATATGTAGAGGCACAGGGATTTTCTGTTGTAAGAAACTTCATTGGTCATGGGATTGGACCAACCATTCACGAAAAACCTGAGGTTCCACATTTCGGTTTACCAGGTAAAGGTGTAAGAATTAAGGAAGGCATGGTATTCACTATTGAGCCTATGGTGAATATAGGTACATTTGAAACTAAAATGGATAATAACGGATGGACTGCACGTACTCGTGATGGCTCTCTATCTGCACAATATGAGCATACAGTTGCAGTGACAAAGGATGGAATTATCATAATAACTGATCAGGAATAA
- the motB gene encoding flagellar motor protein MotB, giving the protein MSKRRKKGHEDEHVDESWLLPYADLLTLLLALFIVLFASSTVNAQKFQQLSKVFNGIFASGEGVMEYSKPQPADEYYSGKIKADQNKEKENKSESTEEKDKEQELKDHLQKLKLEDHEELVQVQEKVNAYIQTNHLNGKFATSLTTEGLLLTIRDNVLFESGKADISENNLKTARELSDLLVMDPPRNIIISGHTDNVPIHNSNFSSNFELSVMRALNFMKIILENNQLNPRNFSVKGFGEYKPIASNDTSEGKAKNRRVEVLIQPRVLPSDSN; this is encoded by the coding sequence ATGAGTAAGCGTAGAAAAAAAGGTCACGAAGACGAACATGTCGATGAATCCTGGTTGCTCCCTTACGCCGATTTATTAACCTTATTATTAGCCTTATTTATTGTATTATTTGCATCTAGTACGGTTAACGCTCAAAAGTTTCAACAGCTCTCAAAAGTATTTAATGGGATTTTTGCGAGCGGTGAGGGGGTAATGGAGTATTCAAAGCCCCAGCCGGCAGATGAATACTACTCAGGTAAAATAAAAGCAGATCAAAATAAAGAAAAAGAAAATAAAAGTGAGAGCACTGAAGAAAAAGATAAAGAACAAGAATTGAAAGACCATTTACAAAAGCTAAAACTAGAGGATCACGAAGAGCTTGTGCAAGTACAGGAGAAAGTAAATGCATACATTCAGACCAATCATTTGAACGGAAAGTTTGCAACTTCTCTTACAACCGAAGGTTTATTATTAACCATTCGAGATAATGTGCTTTTTGAATCGGGTAAGGCAGATATTAGTGAAAATAATTTGAAAACTGCGCGTGAACTTTCTGATTTACTTGTAATGGATCCACCAAGAAATATTATTATTAGTGGTCATACAGATAATGTACCTATTCATAATTCGAATTTCAGCTCGAATTTCGAGTTAAGTGTTATGCGGGCGTTAAATTTTATGAAGATTATATTAGAAAATAATCAGTTGAACCCTCGTAACTTTAGTGTAAAAGGTTTTGGAGAATACAAACCAATTGCATCAAATGATACATCTGAAGGCAAAGCAAAAAATAGACGGGTTGAAGTACTTATTCAACCAAGGGTATTGCCATCAGATTCAAATTAA
- the motA gene encoding flagellar motor stator protein MotA, producing MDKTSIFGVILGIIAVGVGMVLKGVPISALANPAAFLIIIVGTVAAVAIAFPTSEIKRVPKLFGVLFKEKKQISEKEIIGLFSEWAQVARKEGLLALEAKLTEVDDPFLKNGLSLAVDGQSADYIRDVLSEEIEAMESRHQAGAAIFSQAGTYAPSLGVLGAVLGLIAALGNMGDTEKLGHAISAAFVATMLGIFSGYVLWHPFANKLKRKSKQEVKMKEIMLEGVLSILAGEAPRVIEQKLASYLPSGERKKFLEESSETNE from the coding sequence ATGGACAAAACATCGATTTTTGGAGTTATTTTAGGGATTATTGCCGTCGGAGTTGGGATGGTATTAAAGGGTGTTCCAATATCTGCGCTAGCAAATCCTGCAGCATTTTTAATCATTATTGTCGGTACTGTTGCAGCAGTTGCTATCGCTTTTCCGACTAGTGAAATTAAAAGAGTTCCTAAATTATTTGGCGTACTTTTTAAGGAAAAAAAGCAAATTAGTGAGAAAGAAATCATTGGTCTTTTTTCTGAATGGGCACAGGTAGCTAGAAAAGAAGGATTACTTGCTTTAGAGGCAAAATTAACAGAAGTAGACGATCCTTTTCTTAAAAATGGACTAAGTCTAGCGGTTGATGGACAAAGTGCTGATTATATTCGAGATGTGTTAAGTGAAGAAATTGAAGCTATGGAAAGTAGACATCAAGCTGGGGCTGCAATCTTTTCCCAAGCAGGTACATATGCTCCTTCACTAGGTGTTCTTGGAGCCGTTTTGGGACTCATAGCAGCATTAGGTAATATGGGTGATACTGAAAAATTGGGACATGCAATATCCGCGGCTTTCGTTGCTACAATGCTAGGGATATTTAGTGGATATGTCCTTTGGCATCCTTTTGCGAATAAACTTAAGCGAAAATCTAAACAAGAAGTAAAGATGAAAGAAATTATGCTTGAAGGAGTACTATCTATTTTAGCAGGTGAGGCTCCAAGAGTAATTGAGCAAAAGTTAGCTTCCTATCTACCTTCTGGAGAACGTAAAAAGTTTTTAGAAGAAAGTAGTGAAACAAATGAGTAA
- a CDS encoding DUF1992 domain-containing protein, protein MDFMKLVEDRIREAQKNGEFENLPGFGKPLPDDELANIPEDLRMAYRLMRNAGFSPEEASIKKELMTIEDLIRKGKSELNQDELKNQLNESMLRYNQLLSKKRVKTNSSVFKNYEQKIERKFLK, encoded by the coding sequence ATGGATTTTATGAAACTTGTTGAAGACCGAATTCGTGAAGCACAGAAGAATGGTGAATTCGAAAACCTTCCTGGCTTTGGAAAGCCCTTACCAGATGATGAATTAGCTAATATTCCTGAGGATCTGAGAATGGCTTATCGCTTGATGAGAAATGCAGGATTCTCCCCTGAAGAAGCATCAATTAAAAAAGAACTTATGACGATTGAGGATTTAATTAGAAAGGGAAAAAGTGAACTTAATCAGGATGAATTAAAAAATCAACTAAATGAAAGCATGTTAAGATATAATCAACTACTTTCAAAGAAGCGAGTAAAAACTAATTCCTCTGTCTTTAAAAACTATGAACAAAAAATTGAAAGAAAATTTTTAAAATAG
- the hmpA gene encoding NO-inducible flavohemoprotein — MLSQKTIDIIKSTAPILETEGKKITTCFYKMMFEAHPELLNIFNHVNQKQGRQQTALANTVYAAAKYIDQLEVIVPTVTQIAHKHRGLGIKPEHYPIVGEFLLKAIKEVLGDAATDEIIGAWGEAYGVIAQAFIDVEKGMYNAAANQENGWMDFKDFTVVKKEQESNVITSFYLKPADGSGVTTFVPGQYLTVRVNIPGEEYLLNRQYSLSCAPGHDYYRISVKKEKDFEPNGKVSNYLHDHVQVGDTIEISAPSGNFTLNMEETAPVALISGGVGLTPMMSMLETLANNESKREVYFVHAARNEEFHAFKETVRDLTDKLENGHAYYGYEKPLYSDGNHHFEGYLSKVFLQNLVTKETITYICGPVPFLKNTVQILTDLGVKKENIRYEFFGPAMDLTAEEKSEVTA; from the coding sequence ATGTTATCACAAAAAACAATTGATATTATTAAATCAACTGCACCAATATTAGAAACAGAAGGTAAAAAAATTACTACATGTTTTTATAAAATGATGTTCGAAGCACATCCTGAATTATTAAATATTTTTAATCATGTAAATCAAAAGCAAGGTAGACAGCAAACTGCACTAGCGAATACAGTTTATGCTGCAGCTAAATATATTGACCAGCTAGAAGTAATTGTACCAACAGTAACCCAAATTGCTCATAAGCATCGGGGTTTAGGAATTAAACCGGAACATTATCCTATTGTAGGTGAATTTTTATTAAAAGCAATCAAAGAAGTTCTTGGTGATGCTGCAACTGATGAAATTATTGGTGCATGGGGTGAAGCATATGGAGTGATTGCTCAAGCATTTATTGATGTTGAAAAAGGAATGTACAATGCCGCAGCAAATCAAGAAAATGGATGGATGGATTTCAAAGACTTCACAGTTGTAAAAAAAGAACAAGAAAGTAATGTAATTACATCTTTCTATTTAAAACCAGCTGATGGTTCGGGTGTGACAACATTTGTGCCTGGGCAATATTTAACAGTTAGAGTAAATATTCCAGGTGAAGAATATTTGTTAAATCGCCAATATAGTTTATCTTGTGCACCTGGTCATGATTATTATCGTATATCTGTAAAAAAAGAAAAGGATTTCGAACCAAATGGTAAAGTTTCAAACTACCTTCATGATCATGTGCAGGTTGGAGATACGATTGAAATTAGTGCTCCATCAGGTAATTTTACATTAAATATGGAAGAAACTGCACCTGTTGCACTGATTTCAGGAGGTGTTGGCTTAACTCCAATGATGAGTATGCTTGAAACATTAGCCAATAATGAATCAAAACGTGAAGTGTACTTTGTACATGCAGCAAGAAATGAAGAGTTTCATGCATTTAAGGAAACAGTAAGGGATCTTACTGATAAACTAGAAAATGGTCACGCTTATTATGGTTATGAAAAACCTTTATATTCAGATGGAAATCATCATTTTGAGGGCTATCTTTCAAAGGTATTTCTACAAAATTTAGTTACTAAAGAAACAATTACTTATATTTGTGGACCAGTCCCATTTTTGAAAAACACGGTTCAAATATTAACTGATCTAGGTGTAAAAAAAGAGAATATTCGTTATGAATTCTTTGGACCTGCGATGGATTTAACGGCTGAAGAAAAAAGTGAAGTTACTGCATAA
- a CDS encoding RrF2 family transcriptional regulator, whose amino-acid sequence MRLTNYTDYSLRVLIYLASQEPAKLSNIKEIAEAYGISKNHLMKVTHELGKMGVIDTVRGRNGGIRLALPPEEINIGAIIRKTEDDFQIVECFNGEGGACILSPVCGLKHLLKNALSAYLDVLDQYTLADIVHNPLKYRSILNSAINQSST is encoded by the coding sequence ATGAGATTAACCAATTATACTGATTATTCACTTAGAGTTTTAATATACTTAGCTTCGCAAGAGCCAGCGAAGTTATCTAACATAAAGGAAATTGCTGAAGCCTATGGCATTTCCAAAAATCATCTCATGAAAGTGACCCATGAACTCGGAAAAATGGGTGTAATCGATACTGTGCGCGGGAGAAATGGTGGCATTCGCCTTGCTCTCCCTCCTGAAGAAATTAATATCGGAGCAATAATCCGAAAAACTGAGGACGATTTCCAAATCGTAGAATGCTTTAATGGTGAAGGGGGAGCATGCATCCTTTCCCCTGTGTGTGGTTTAAAGCATTTACTAAAAAATGCATTATCTGCCTATTTAGATGTTCTAGATCAATATACATTAGCGGATATTGTTCATAATCCGTTAAAATACCGTTCTATTTTAAATTCTGCGATTAATCAATCATCAACCTAA
- a CDS encoding DUF488 domain-containing protein has translation MINIKRIYEPTSPEDGKRILIDRLWPRGKSKKEADIDEWMKQIAPSNELRKWFAHDPQKFNEFSKRYRRELEDSAFQEELSLLVQMHKEGTITLLYSAKDQEFNQAIVLKEYLLEKS, from the coding sequence ATGATTAACATAAAAAGAATATATGAGCCAACAAGCCCAGAAGATGGAAAACGAATTCTAATAGACCGATTATGGCCTCGGGGAAAGTCAAAAAAAGAGGCAGACATTGACGAATGGATGAAACAAATCGCTCCAAGCAATGAATTGCGGAAATGGTTTGCCCATGATCCTCAGAAATTTAATGAATTTTCGAAAAGGTATAGGAGAGAGTTAGAGGATTCTGCATTTCAAGAGGAATTAAGTTTATTAGTTCAAATGCATAAGGAAGGAACGATTACACTACTTTATTCAGCAAAAGACCAAGAGTTTAATCAGGCAATTGTTCTAAAGGAATATTTACTAGAAAAATCTTGA
- a CDS encoding aminopeptidase, whose amino-acid sequence MSTFQEKLEKYAELVVKVGVNIQKGQTLAVNASIDAVEFVRLVTKKAYEAGAKNVIVNWGDDVVSRLKYDLAPDEAFNEYPIHRANEMIELAENGAAFMSIVSSSPDLMKGVKTERISNYQKVAGQALEKYRQYIQSDKVSWTVVGVPSEAWATKVFPDDTPELAVEKLWDAIFKATRADLEDPIQAWKDHDAILHEKVHYLNEKKYKKLHYIAPGTDLTVELPNGHLWVGAGSKNEQNIEFMANMPTEEVFTVPHKDGVNGHISSTKPLSYGGNIIDEFTIYFKNGRIIDFKAKEGEEILKHLVETDEGSHYLGEVALVPHQSPISQSNILFLNTLFDENASNHFAIGSAYAFCIEGGKKMSREELLKNGLNQSITHVDFMVGSAEMNIDGIKEDGTTEPIFRNGSWAF is encoded by the coding sequence ATGAGTACATTTCAGGAAAAACTTGAAAAATATGCTGAATTAGTTGTTAAGGTTGGAGTTAATATTCAAAAAGGACAAACTCTTGCTGTAAATGCATCCATCGATGCTGTAGAATTTGTTCGACTTGTTACTAAAAAGGCGTATGAAGCAGGAGCAAAAAATGTCATAGTCAATTGGGGAGATGATGTGGTATCCCGTTTGAAATATGATTTAGCACCTGACGAAGCATTTAATGAATACCCCATACATCGAGCAAATGAAATGATCGAACTAGCTGAAAATGGCGCCGCTTTTATGTCCATTGTCTCTTCTAGTCCAGATTTAATGAAGGGTGTAAAAACCGAACGTATCTCTAACTACCAAAAGGTTGCTGGACAAGCACTTGAAAAATATCGTCAGTATATTCAATCTGATAAAGTAAGCTGGACGGTGGTTGGGGTTCCTTCCGAAGCATGGGCAACAAAGGTCTTTCCTGATGATACACCTGAATTAGCAGTAGAAAAATTATGGGATGCTATTTTCAAAGCAACAAGAGCAGATCTTGAGGACCCGATTCAAGCATGGAAGGATCATGACGCCATCTTGCATGAGAAAGTTCATTATTTAAATGAAAAAAAATATAAAAAATTACACTATATAGCTCCAGGAACTGATCTAACAGTTGAATTGCCTAATGGACATTTATGGGTTGGCGCTGGCAGCAAGAATGAGCAAAACATTGAATTTATGGCAAATATGCCAACGGAGGAAGTATTTACTGTTCCACATAAGGATGGTGTAAATGGTCATATTTCTAGTACAAAGCCATTAAGTTATGGAGGAAACATTATTGATGAATTTACCATTTATTTTAAAAATGGCCGGATAATTGACTTCAAGGCAAAAGAAGGTGAGGAAATCTTAAAACATCTAGTGGAAACAGATGAAGGCTCACATTATCTTGGAGAGGTCGCCCTTGTCCCTCATCAATCGCCAATTTCTCAATCCAATATTCTTTTCCTCAATACCTTATTTGATGAAAATGCTTCTAACCACTTTGCAATCGGTAGTGCTTATGCATTTTGTATTGAAGGCGGAAAGAAAATGTCACGTGAAGAATTATTAAAAAACGGATTAAATCAAAGTATTACTCATGTTGACTTTATGGTTGGGTCAGCTGAGATGAATATCGATGGAATTAAAGAAGATGGTACAACTGAACCTATCTTCCGTAACGGAAGTTGGGCGTTCTAA
- a CDS encoding TraR/DksA C4-type zinc finger protein, with protein sequence MLTNKQLSELRTQLLQNKNEIENRLKQNNHYDLNKGHAHESVGELSSYDNHPGDEGTELYEREKDIALNEHSEYELTNINHALHAMSNGTYGKCAKCGKEISVERLEAIPTTLYCKEHSPDKSISHDRPAEERVLLSSLGNFDFNDERNEHVEFDAEDSWQAVAEWGTSESPSDFMNPPDHYNDMYIESDENIGYVEDYENFVGNDMYGKNTRFYPNTKYDEYSESLDEEGIMTTFGDLPAYEHDPYVEDRE encoded by the coding sequence ATGCTTACAAATAAGCAGCTTTCAGAACTACGTACACAATTATTACAAAATAAAAATGAAATAGAGAATCGCTTAAAGCAAAATAACCATTATGATTTAAATAAGGGACATGCTCATGAGTCAGTTGGAGAACTATCGAGCTATGATAATCACCCCGGAGATGAGGGTACTGAGCTATATGAACGAGAAAAAGATATAGCATTAAATGAGCATAGTGAGTATGAATTAACAAACATTAATCATGCACTACATGCAATGTCAAATGGGACCTATGGGAAATGTGCCAAATGTGGAAAGGAAATTTCCGTTGAACGTTTAGAAGCAATTCCAACGACATTGTATTGCAAGGAACATAGTCCAGATAAATCCATCTCTCATGACCGTCCAGCAGAAGAACGTGTTCTCTTATCATCATTAGGAAATTTTGATTTTAATGATGAACGGAATGAACATGTTGAATTTGATGCAGAGGATTCATGGCAAGCAGTTGCAGAATGGGGAACATCCGAATCTCCTTCTGATTTCATGAATCCGCCAGACCATTATAATGATATGTATATAGAATCTGACGAAAATATCGGCTATGTTGAAGATTATGAAAACTTTGTAGGAAATGATATGTATGGAAAGAATACACGTTTTTATCCAAATACAAAATATGATGAGTATAGTGAGTCATTAGACGAAGAAGGAATCATGACTACCTTTGGGGATTTACCCGCATATGAACATGATCCTTATGTTGAGGATCGTGAATAA
- the hutH gene encoding histidine ammonia-lyase, translating into MIQLTGNTLTIHEAKRVLFDNETVEISAKSMEKVIASRQAVERIVKDERVVYGITTGFGKFSDVYINSENVEELQLNLIHSHACGVGDPFPEVVSRAMLLLRANALSKGYSGVRPVIIDTLIQFLNAQIHPVIPQQGSLGASGDLAPLSHLALALMGEGEVFYQGEKVDASKALADANIQPVTLQAKEGLALINGTQAMTAMGVVAYIEAEALAKQSELIASMTIEALRGIIDAFDEDVHIARGYQQQVDVANRIRQYLSDSQLVTKQGELRVQDAYSLRCIPQVHGASWQALDYVKEKLEIEMNAATDNPLIFNDGEKVISGGNFHGQPIALAMDFMKIAIAELANISERRIERLVNPSLNDLPGFLSPEPGLQSGAMIMQYAAASLVSENKTLAHPASVDSIPSSANQEDHVSMGTIASRHAYQILLNSRRVLAIEMICAMQGVEFRGVENMASLTKEFYHQGRRIVSSIVKDRVFSKDIEALSAWLCAKRE; encoded by the coding sequence ATGATACAGTTAACCGGAAATACATTAACCATTCATGAGGCTAAAAGAGTATTGTTTGATAATGAAACAGTTGAAATTTCTGCAAAAAGTATGGAAAAGGTAATTGCAAGTCGCCAAGCAGTCGAAAGAATTGTAAAAGATGAAAGGGTTGTTTATGGAATAACAACAGGATTTGGAAAATTTAGTGATGTTTATATAAATTCAGAGAATGTTGAAGAATTGCAATTAAATTTAATCCATTCTCATGCGTGTGGAGTTGGAGATCCTTTCCCTGAAGTTGTCTCAAGAGCAATGCTTTTATTACGTGCTAATGCTTTGTCAAAAGGATATTCAGGTGTCAGACCGGTGATCATTGATACGTTAATTCAATTTCTAAATGCCCAAATCCATCCGGTCATTCCTCAACAAGGCTCATTAGGTGCTAGTGGAGATTTAGCTCCATTATCTCACCTAGCCTTAGCACTGATGGGAGAAGGAGAAGTATTTTATCAAGGAGAAAAAGTGGATGCGTCTAAGGCATTAGCTGACGCAAATATTCAGCCTGTTACATTACAGGCAAAAGAAGGCTTAGCGCTCATAAATGGTACACAAGCAATGACAGCAATGGGAGTCGTAGCCTATATTGAAGCAGAGGCGTTGGCAAAGCAAAGTGAGCTTATTGCTTCAATGACAATCGAGGCTCTTCGCGGGATTATAGATGCCTTTGACGAAGATGTTCATATTGCTAGAGGATATCAGCAACAAGTTGATGTAGCAAATAGAATACGTCAATATTTATCAGATAGTCAGCTTGTTACTAAACAAGGGGAGCTCCGTGTTCAAGATGCTTATTCCTTGCGTTGTATTCCCCAGGTTCATGGTGCTTCCTGGCAGGCTCTAGATTATGTAAAAGAAAAGCTCGAAATAGAAATGAATGCAGCAACTGACAATCCACTAATTTTTAATGATGGGGAGAAAGTTATATCTGGAGGGAATTTTCATGGCCAACCCATTGCATTAGCTATGGACTTTATGAAAATTGCCATAGCCGAATTAGCAAATATTTCTGAGCGAAGAATAGAAAGACTTGTTAACCCTAGTCTAAATGACCTTCCAGGATTTTTGAGTCCGGAACCGGGGCTACAATCTGGAGCAATGATTATGCAATATGCAGCTGCATCCTTAGTCTCAGAAAACAAAACATTGGCCCATCCAGCAAGTGTGGATTCAATACCATCGTCTGCAAACCAAGAGGATCATGTAAGTATGGGGACAATCGCCTCCCGACATGCTTATCAAATCTTGCTAAATTCAAGAAGGGTTCTTGCGATTGAAATGATTTGTGCGATGCAAGGCGTAGAATTTCGTGGGGTGGAGAACATGGCATCCTTAACGAAGGAGTTTTATCATCAGGGAAGAAGAATTGTCTCAAGTATAGTAAAGGACCGAGTTTTTTCAAAGGATATTGAGGCTTTAAGTGCTTGGTTATGCGCAAAGAGAGAGTAA